In Methanosarcina siciliae T4/M, one genomic interval encodes:
- the aspS gene encoding aspartate--tRNA(Asn) ligase — protein sequence MSLANLRTHYTADVKPEKVDNGQKITLAGWVYEVRDLGGICFVVLRDREGKAQVTLVKKKIDKELFDAARRLVRESVISVTGSVKFEEKAPNGYELLPEEIKVLNVSGSPLPMDTTGKVEAELDTRLDSRFIDLRRAETTAVFKIRHESLQAIREYFVKNNFIETATPKVVATATEGGTALFPITYFDREAFLNQSPQLFKQILMGGGFDRVFEIGPIFRAEEHDTRRHLNEATSIDVEVSFADHFDVMEILENLVAYVYTRVIENCKASLEILGVELKVPKTPFLKLTYDEVIEIVNSRCEEKMHWGDDLGTLGEHTVGNYVYETTGESHYFIIDWPTEIKPFYAMPYEDRPEFSKSFDMMHRTMELSSGAQRIHIPELLKSRIESQGLNPDGFEFYLKAFEYGMPPHAGWGMGCERFIMTMLGTENIRDTVLFPRDRRRLSP from the coding sequence ATGTCTTTAGCAAATCTCAGAACACATTATACAGCCGACGTCAAACCTGAAAAAGTTGATAACGGCCAGAAAATTACCCTTGCAGGCTGGGTCTATGAGGTCAGAGACCTCGGAGGGATCTGTTTCGTTGTTCTCAGGGACAGGGAAGGAAAGGCTCAGGTTACACTTGTAAAGAAAAAAATTGACAAAGAACTCTTCGATGCAGCAAGAAGGCTAGTCCGAGAGTCCGTGATTTCCGTAACCGGTTCTGTCAAGTTTGAAGAAAAAGCTCCGAACGGCTACGAACTGCTTCCTGAAGAGATCAAGGTCCTGAACGTTTCAGGTTCTCCCCTTCCGATGGACACGACCGGAAAAGTAGAAGCCGAACTGGACACAAGGCTTGACTCCCGTTTCATTGACCTGAGAAGAGCCGAGACGACTGCGGTTTTTAAGATAAGGCACGAGTCTCTCCAGGCGATCAGGGAATATTTTGTCAAGAATAACTTTATTGAGACCGCAACCCCCAAGGTCGTTGCTACCGCAACCGAAGGCGGAACTGCCCTTTTCCCTATCACTTATTTTGACAGGGAAGCTTTCCTTAACCAGAGCCCCCAGCTCTTCAAACAAATCCTCATGGGCGGCGGTTTTGACAGGGTCTTTGAAATCGGGCCCATCTTCAGGGCAGAGGAACACGATACCCGCAGGCACTTAAACGAAGCCACTTCTATCGATGTGGAAGTCAGTTTTGCCGACCACTTTGATGTAATGGAAATTCTGGAAAACCTGGTTGCTTATGTCTATACCCGGGTAATTGAGAACTGCAAAGCCTCCCTTGAAATACTCGGGGTTGAGTTGAAGGTTCCGAAGACTCCTTTCCTGAAACTTACCTATGACGAGGTAATTGAGATCGTAAACAGCCGCTGTGAAGAAAAAATGCACTGGGGAGATGACCTTGGTACCCTCGGTGAACACACGGTCGGAAATTATGTCTACGAAACAACAGGCGAATCCCACTACTTTATCATCGACTGGCCAACAGAGATCAAACCTTTCTATGCCATGCCTTATGAGGACAGGCCTGAGTTCAGCAAGTCCTTTGACATGATGCACCGCACAATGGAGCTTTCTTCGGGAGCCCAGCGGATTCACATTCCTGAGCTGCTCAAGAGCCGGATCGAGTCTCAGGGCCTGAATCCTGATGGTTTTGAGTTCTACCTTAAAGCCTTCGAATACGGAATGCCCCCTCATGCAGGCTGGGGAATGGGCTGTGAGCGTTTTATCATGACAATGCTCGGAACTGAAAACATCAGAGATACGGTACTCTTCCCGAGGGACAGGAGAAGACTTTCTCCCTGA
- the thsA gene encoding thermosome subunit alpha, which produces MDKGGQPVFIIDPNKEQTKGRDALSMNIAAAKAVATIVKSTLGPRGMDKMLVNPLGDITITNDGATILHDMDIEHPTAKMIVEVAQSLESSAGDGTTSAVVFTGALLEKAENLIEKGVHPAVVVKGYRLAAEKAVEMFENLAVSAGEEDRNLLVKTASTSITGKASEKYNLLIAELCVSAVLAIHEGGKADLKHVILTKDVGGRVEDTEFVEGVVIDKVALDKSSPLKIVNPNIALIDTPMETGKTANKAKLQISTVSEIENFVKQEDASLFKMADYIIRAGANAVFCSKGMDDKIAAYLQSRGIYATRRVKNDDMQHLADATGGRPVRNIKELTDKELGHAGLLEQDRDEDQGKTYLRDCRGAKSVSIVLRGGTEHVVDNLERAIDDALRVVKCVVEDGKVVAGGGASEMEVALSIRSYASSIGGREQTAITAFAEALEEIPRTIARNAGLDAIDSVLNLRAKHAENKNAGLNIQTGAAEDMLEKGVVDPLRVKVNAIKAGSEAATMVLRVDSMLRAQRADMQDVKPEHMASTYDGMSAPALNMHR; this is translated from the coding sequence ATGGATAAAGGTGGCCAGCCAGTCTTCATAATAGATCCGAATAAAGAACAAACAAAGGGAAGAGACGCACTAAGCATGAATATTGCAGCTGCAAAAGCAGTGGCAACCATAGTTAAGAGTACGCTTGGACCCCGGGGCATGGACAAGATGCTTGTGAATCCTCTGGGAGACATCACCATCACAAATGATGGTGCCACTATATTACATGACATGGACATCGAGCATCCTACAGCCAAGATGATTGTAGAAGTTGCCCAGTCTCTGGAAAGTTCTGCCGGGGACGGGACAACAAGCGCGGTCGTGTTCACAGGTGCCCTGCTGGAAAAAGCCGAGAACCTTATTGAAAAGGGAGTTCATCCTGCAGTTGTTGTCAAAGGGTACAGACTTGCAGCCGAGAAAGCTGTTGAGATGTTTGAGAACCTGGCAGTTTCCGCGGGCGAGGAAGACCGAAACCTGCTTGTAAAGACTGCAAGCACCTCTATCACTGGCAAGGCTTCCGAAAAATATAACCTTTTGATCGCAGAGCTCTGTGTGAGTGCAGTGCTTGCGATTCACGAGGGAGGGAAAGCCGACCTTAAACATGTCATCCTTACAAAAGATGTAGGTGGGCGTGTTGAGGATACGGAATTCGTAGAAGGAGTTGTAATCGATAAGGTTGCACTCGATAAGAGTTCCCCTCTAAAAATTGTAAATCCCAATATCGCGCTTATTGATACCCCTATGGAAACCGGAAAGACCGCAAACAAGGCAAAGCTGCAGATCAGTACCGTAAGCGAGATTGAAAATTTCGTGAAACAGGAAGATGCTTCCCTTTTTAAGATGGCGGATTACATTATCAGGGCAGGCGCAAATGCTGTCTTCTGCTCAAAAGGCATGGATGACAAGATTGCAGCTTACCTCCAGAGCAGGGGAATCTACGCAACCCGCAGGGTGAAAAACGACGATATGCAGCACCTTGCTGACGCTACTGGAGGAAGACCTGTCCGGAACATCAAGGAACTCACGGATAAAGAACTCGGGCATGCGGGGCTTCTTGAGCAGGACAGGGACGAAGACCAGGGCAAAACCTATCTCAGGGACTGCAGGGGTGCAAAATCGGTCTCAATCGTGCTGCGCGGCGGGACCGAGCATGTGGTGGACAATCTGGAACGTGCAATTGATGATGCCCTCAGAGTTGTGAAATGTGTGGTCGAAGACGGCAAAGTCGTTGCCGGAGGCGGGGCTTCGGAAATGGAAGTTGCACTCTCCATCCGTTCCTATGCTTCCAGCATAGGCGGGCGTGAACAGACGGCAATCACAGCTTTTGCCGAAGCTCTTGAAGAAATCCCAAGGACAATTGCAAGAAATGCAGGCCTGGATGCTATCGATTCCGTCCTCAACCTCCGTGCAAAGCATGCAGAAAACAAAAATGCCGGTTTAAACATTCAGACCGGTGCTGCTGAAGATATGCTTGAAAAGGGTGTTGTTGATCCCCTCAGGGTAAAGGTCAACGCTATCAAAGCAGGATCCGAAGCTGCAACAATGGTACTCCGCGTGGACAGTATGCTTCGTGCCCAGCGTGCCGATATGCAGGATGTCAAACCCGAGCATATGGCAAGTACCTACGACGGCATGTCAGCCCCTGCTCTTAATATGCACAGGTAA
- the cysK gene encoding cysteine synthase A, translating into MGQIYSDITRTIGNTPLVRLNHITEGLHADVLVKVESFNPMGSVKDRIGLAMLEESEREGKIKKGTTIVEATSGNTGIALAGVCAARGYKLILVMPETMSIERRKLLKALGAELVLTPGSEGMKGAVNKAEQIAAEDPDLYYMPQQFQNPANPEVHRRTTSEEIWRDTDGKADVLVAGVGTGGTITGIAGVLKKRKPGFGAIAVEPAESPVLSGGSPGPHRIQGIGAGFIPDVLELGLIDEIIKVPSDKAINMARRLAREEGILAGISSGAATYAALQVASRKDMSGKTIVVILPDTGERYLSTDLFD; encoded by the coding sequence ATGGGTCAAATATACTCGGACATAACCCGGACAATCGGGAACACACCGCTTGTCCGCTTAAACCACATCACTGAAGGTCTGCATGCGGATGTGCTGGTTAAGGTGGAGTCCTTTAACCCGATGGGGAGCGTAAAGGACAGAATCGGACTGGCAATGCTTGAAGAATCCGAACGTGAAGGAAAAATCAAAAAAGGCACCACAATTGTTGAAGCCACAAGCGGGAACACCGGAATCGCCCTTGCAGGGGTGTGTGCTGCCCGTGGCTATAAACTCATCCTTGTTATGCCTGAGACGATGAGCATAGAACGAAGAAAGCTGCTGAAAGCTCTGGGCGCAGAACTAGTCCTGACTCCGGGCTCCGAAGGAATGAAAGGGGCAGTCAATAAAGCAGAACAGATAGCTGCAGAGGACCCCGATCTTTACTATATGCCACAGCAATTTCAGAACCCTGCAAACCCTGAGGTCCACCGCAGGACAACTTCCGAGGAGATCTGGAGAGATACGGATGGGAAAGCGGATGTTCTCGTAGCAGGCGTGGGGACAGGAGGGACAATCACAGGTATTGCCGGAGTCCTCAAGAAAAGGAAACCCGGATTCGGGGCGATTGCGGTCGAACCTGCCGAATCTCCCGTACTCAGCGGCGGAAGCCCTGGCCCGCACAGGATCCAGGGAATAGGTGCGGGTTTTATCCCGGATGTCCTCGAACTCGGCCTTATCGACGAAATTATCAAAGTCCCTTCAGATAAGGCCATTAACATGGCTAGAAGGTTGGCCAGAGAAGAAGGCATTCTTGCAGGCATATCTTCAGGAGCAGCCACATACGCAGCCCTGCAGGTAGCATCCAGGAAAGACATGAGCGGAAAGACGATTGTTGTCATCCTGCCGGACACTGGAGAGCGTTATCTGAGCACGGATCTGTTTGACTGA
- the cysE gene encoding serine O-acetyltransferase, producing MGIREDIKTVFEKDPAARSTLEVLCCYPGLHAIWMHRIAHSLWNKDLFFLARLTSHLSRALTGIEIHPGAKLGNRVFIDHGSGVVIGETAEVGDDVLIYMGVVLGGTALEKKKRHPTIENNAVLGSGAIVLGPITVGRGAKVGAGSVVVRSVPPEATVVGVPARIAGTPQSSVPSEQLDHNKLPDPVLTVISQVLDRMSRLEERFQAHEKASTTPVPLSFIGSESLPKKDEQIYSLLKDVIDPAVGVDIINLGFVKEVIVDGKNVDVDLVLTSSSCPMIEYFKTQVKRKVMSIKGIENVTVNILDEPWKWDRDSRQAFR from the coding sequence ATGGGAATCAGGGAAGATATAAAAACAGTTTTTGAAAAAGACCCAGCTGCAAGGTCAACACTCGAAGTGCTCTGCTGCTATCCGGGCCTGCATGCTATCTGGATGCACCGGATAGCCCACTCGCTCTGGAACAAAGACCTCTTTTTTCTTGCCCGTTTGACATCTCATCTCTCAAGGGCGCTCACGGGTATTGAAATACATCCTGGAGCAAAGCTCGGGAATCGGGTATTTATTGACCACGGGTCAGGAGTGGTAATCGGAGAAACTGCCGAAGTAGGGGATGACGTCCTCATATACATGGGAGTCGTGCTCGGAGGGACTGCCCTTGAGAAGAAAAAGCGACACCCCACTATTGAAAATAATGCTGTTCTCGGCTCAGGTGCAATTGTACTCGGACCAATTACGGTAGGAAGAGGGGCAAAAGTAGGTGCTGGTTCGGTTGTGGTTCGGTCAGTCCCACCCGAAGCCACCGTAGTCGGAGTCCCTGCCAGGATTGCAGGAACGCCACAGTCGTCCGTACCCTCAGAGCAGCTGGATCACAATAAGTTACCAGACCCCGTGCTTACCGTAATAAGTCAGGTGCTTGACCGCATGAGCAGGTTAGAGGAACGGTTCCAGGCCCATGAAAAAGCATCAACCACGCCCGTGCCATTGTCCTTTATAGGCTCAGAGAGCCTCCCCAAAAAAGATGAGCAGATTTATTCCCTGCTAAAAGATGTGATCGATCCTGCAGTTGGAGTAGATATCATCAACCTGGGTTTTGTCAAGGAAGTTATAGTGGACGGGAAAAATGTAGATGTAGATCTTGTATTGACATCGAGTTCCTGCCCCATGATAGAATACTTTAAAACTCAGGTAAAGAGAAAAGTAATGAGCATTAAAGGAATAGAAAACGTTACTGTCAATATCCTTGACGAGCCATGGAAATGGGATCGGGACAGCCGGCAGGCTTTCCGTTAA
- the rpiA gene encoding ribose 5-phosphate isomerase A, translating to MTERNTSTDSPEKRTAGIAAAGLVSSGMLVGLGTGSTVAYTIKELGRRVREEGLDILGVVTSYQSEMLAIEAGIRLTTLAQHPELDLAIDGADQIDSELRAIKGGGAAHTREKIVSVSAKRFVVIVDESKTSKQLDKLVPVEVLPFAKEPVVKKIRELGGKPQLRSAVKKDGPVITDNGNFVLDVEFGVIKEPEALALQLSSIPGVVGHGIFCNVDELYIGNKDGSVKVITRQK from the coding sequence ATGACGGAAAGAAATACTTCTACTGATTCCCCAGAAAAAAGGACAGCAGGAATTGCTGCAGCAGGACTTGTCAGCTCCGGGATGCTTGTAGGACTCGGGACAGGCTCAACCGTTGCATACACAATAAAGGAACTCGGGCGCAGGGTGAGGGAGGAAGGGCTCGATATCCTGGGAGTAGTTACCTCTTACCAGTCCGAGATGCTCGCAATAGAGGCCGGGATCAGGCTGACAACCCTTGCCCAGCACCCCGAACTGGACCTTGCCATTGACGGGGCTGACCAGATCGATTCCGAACTCCGTGCGATTAAAGGAGGAGGAGCGGCTCATACAAGAGAAAAAATAGTTTCTGTTTCTGCAAAACGGTTTGTGGTTATAGTCGACGAGTCGAAAACGAGCAAGCAGCTTGATAAACTCGTGCCTGTGGAAGTCCTGCCTTTTGCAAAAGAACCTGTGGTAAAAAAGATCCGGGAACTGGGCGGAAAACCCCAGCTCAGGTCTGCTGTAAAAAAAGACGGGCCTGTAATAACCGACAATGGAAATTTTGTCCTTGACGTCGAATTTGGAGTTATAAAAGAACCTGAGGCACTCGCCCTTCAACTATCTTCAATCCCGGGTGTAGTTGGGCATGGGATTTTTTGCAATGTGGACGAGCTTTACATAGGGAACAAGGACGGGTCTGTGAAGGTTATAACCCGGCAGAAATAA
- the thiM gene encoding hydroxyethylthiazole kinase — protein sequence MNEPIKTIRETKPLIHHITNWVTIYDCANMTRAFGALPVMAHAPEECADMTKISSALVLNIGTLTSEIIDSMLLSAAAANERDIPVVLDVVGVGATKFRDEMAAKILSSVHIDIIKGNYSEIAKLAGEKAETKGVEATSINADPAKVAKAFAKAESCVVVMTGKEDIISDGNRTFIVKNGHELMGSIVGTGCMAASIIGLFASVNRDYCDAAKDALCYFGVSGELAAAKSGGPGSFKVHLYDEVFNLSDEKVKSMKNVEEK from the coding sequence ATGAACGAGCCAATAAAAACAATAAGGGAAACAAAACCCCTGATTCATCACATCACCAACTGGGTAACTATTTACGACTGCGCCAATATGACAAGGGCTTTCGGCGCGCTTCCAGTAATGGCACATGCCCCTGAAGAATGTGCTGACATGACAAAGATCTCGTCGGCTCTTGTACTTAATATCGGAACCCTGACATCCGAAATCATAGATTCCATGCTGCTTTCCGCTGCCGCTGCAAACGAAAGGGATATCCCGGTGGTACTCGATGTAGTCGGCGTAGGGGCTACGAAATTCAGGGACGAAATGGCTGCAAAAATCCTGTCTTCGGTCCATATTGACATCATCAAAGGCAATTACTCCGAAATTGCAAAACTTGCAGGCGAAAAAGCTGAAACAAAAGGCGTAGAAGCAACCTCAATTAATGCCGACCCTGCAAAAGTTGCAAAAGCATTCGCAAAAGCAGAATCCTGTGTTGTGGTAATGACAGGAAAAGAAGACATAATAAGTGACGGAAACAGGACCTTTATCGTAAAAAACGGGCACGAACTGATGGGGTCAATTGTAGGGACCGGCTGCATGGCTGCCTCCATAATCGGTTTATTTGCTTCGGTCAATCGGGACTACTGTGATGCCGCCAAAGATGCCTTATGCTACTTCGGAGTCTCAGGAGAACTGGCAGCTGCAAAATCCGGCGGACCCGGAAGTTTCAAGGTTCACCTCTATGACGAAGTGTTCAACCTGTCCGATGAGAAAGTAAAAAGTATGAAGAATGTCGAAGAAAAATGA
- a CDS encoding plasma-membrane proton-efflux P-type ATPase, producing the protein MNQSITSTDEAKEASVTELLEKLSSSERGLTDSEAKERLQKYGPNEITEKKTSALVKFLSYFWGPIPWMIEIAVILSGILHRWDDFAIILTLLLLNVTVGFWQEHKADNAIELLKQKLALRARVLRDNKWLEISANEIIPGDVIRLRLGDICPADVKLITGDYLLVDESALTGESLPVEKHMSDVAYSGSVIRQGEMDALVVATGMNTFFGKTARLVEEAKTRSHFQRAVIKIGDYLIVFALVLVAFTFLAVLFRHESLLEFFQFALVLLVAAIPAALPAVLSVSMAVGAVTLARDGAIVSKLAAVEEMAGMDILCSDKTGTITKNELVLTEINPFQDFSENNVLLFANLASREEDRDPIDDAVLARTKTLQGFSELAGSYRVLSFKPFDPVSKRTEAEVEDSAGNRFLVTKGAPQVVSALMDSEASVTSKITIDSKVTTDDSENTVGSQVEKYVDEFASRGYRALGVGRTDAQGNWHFAGLLALYDPPRDDSAETIRTAQAMGVDVKMITGDHLAIAKEISRQVNLKPDIMLATAFLDLPDRKAEEIVETADGFAQVFPEHKYHIVELLQHRGHIIGMTGDGVNDAPALKKADAGIAVSGATDAAKSAADIVLTKPGLSTIVNALKESRKIFQRMNNYALYRITETIRVLLFITFSILAFKFYPVTSLMIVLLALLNDAPIMTIAYDNVKYSDLPEKWDMRILLSMATLLGVIGVISSFGILYIGLHTFQLSHEILQSFIYLKLSVAGHLTIFVARTKGHFWSVKPAKILFAAVVVTQIIATLITVYGFLLPAMGWNLALFVWGYALTAFIITDFIKVQAYRLLNHTGIKFHV; encoded by the coding sequence ATGAATCAAAGTATAACAAGTACTGATGAAGCAAAAGAAGCATCTGTAACCGAACTCCTGGAGAAGCTATCTTCAAGTGAAAGAGGGCTTACCGATTCGGAAGCAAAAGAGAGGCTTCAAAAATACGGGCCCAATGAAATTACGGAAAAGAAGACCAGTGCACTCGTCAAGTTTTTGAGCTATTTCTGGGGGCCTATTCCCTGGATGATCGAGATTGCAGTAATACTGTCGGGAATCCTGCATCGATGGGATGATTTTGCAATTATTCTTACTTTGCTGCTGCTGAATGTAACAGTGGGCTTCTGGCAGGAACACAAAGCCGATAATGCTATTGAGTTATTGAAGCAGAAACTGGCTTTGAGAGCAAGGGTCCTACGCGACAACAAATGGCTTGAAATATCCGCAAATGAAATAATACCCGGAGATGTGATTCGACTCCGGCTTGGAGATATTTGCCCTGCAGATGTCAAACTCATTACAGGAGATTACCTGCTTGTCGATGAATCCGCATTGACAGGAGAATCCCTCCCTGTGGAAAAGCACATGTCCGATGTCGCATACTCGGGTTCGGTTATCCGGCAGGGAGAAATGGATGCGCTGGTAGTTGCAACCGGTATGAACACCTTCTTTGGGAAAACTGCGAGGCTGGTAGAAGAGGCTAAAACCCGGAGCCATTTCCAGAGGGCTGTCATCAAAATAGGAGACTACCTTATTGTTTTTGCCCTTGTCCTTGTTGCCTTTACTTTCCTTGCGGTGCTCTTCCGTCATGAAAGCCTGCTTGAATTTTTCCAGTTTGCTCTTGTCCTGCTAGTAGCAGCAATTCCGGCCGCCTTGCCTGCAGTCCTGTCGGTAAGCATGGCAGTAGGCGCAGTTACCCTGGCCAGGGATGGAGCTATCGTAAGTAAGCTGGCGGCTGTTGAAGAAATGGCAGGAATGGATATCCTGTGTTCGGATAAGACCGGGACCATTACCAAAAACGAGCTTGTTCTGACCGAAATAAACCCTTTTCAGGATTTTTCCGAAAACAATGTACTTCTCTTTGCCAACCTGGCTTCAAGGGAAGAGGACCGGGACCCGATTGATGATGCAGTTCTCGCCAGAACAAAAACACTGCAGGGTTTTTCCGAACTTGCCGGGAGTTACAGGGTACTTTCGTTCAAGCCGTTTGACCCGGTTTCAAAAAGGACGGAAGCCGAAGTAGAGGACTCGGCTGGCAATAGGTTCCTGGTAACAAAAGGGGCGCCTCAGGTCGTTTCGGCTCTCATGGACAGTGAAGCTTCCGTAACCAGTAAAATTACCATTGATAGCAAAGTTACCACGGATGACAGTGAGAATACAGTAGGGTCTCAGGTTGAGAAATACGTTGACGAGTTTGCTTCCAGAGGGTACCGGGCTCTGGGAGTTGGTCGAACCGATGCTCAGGGAAACTGGCATTTTGCGGGGCTTCTTGCTCTCTACGACCCTCCTCGTGATGATTCGGCAGAAACCATCAGGACCGCACAGGCCATGGGCGTGGACGTAAAAATGATTACAGGCGACCATCTTGCTATTGCAAAGGAGATTTCCAGGCAGGTAAACTTAAAACCGGATATCATGCTTGCAACGGCCTTTCTGGATCTGCCCGACCGAAAAGCAGAGGAAATAGTCGAAACTGCAGATGGTTTTGCCCAGGTGTTCCCGGAACATAAGTACCATATCGTGGAATTGCTACAGCACAGGGGCCACATCATAGGCATGACCGGAGACGGGGTCAACGACGCACCAGCCCTGAAAAAAGCCGATGCGGGTATTGCTGTTTCCGGGGCTACGGACGCAGCCAAGTCCGCTGCCGACATCGTGCTGACAAAACCCGGGCTTTCTACCATTGTCAATGCACTCAAAGAAAGCCGTAAGATATTCCAGCGGATGAATAATTATGCCCTGTACCGTATTACCGAAACGATTCGAGTCCTGCTTTTCATAACATTTTCAATTCTTGCGTTTAAGTTCTATCCCGTTACTTCCCTGATGATAGTTTTGCTGGCACTTCTAAATGATGCCCCAATAATGACTATTGCTTACGATAACGTCAAATACTCCGATCTGCCGGAAAAATGGGACATGCGAATTTTGCTGAGTATGGCAACCCTTCTCGGAGTTATCGGGGTCATAAGTTCATTCGGGATCCTTTACATAGGCCTCCATACTTTTCAGCTTAGCCACGAAATCCTCCAGTCTTTCATATACCTGAAGCTTTCCGTAGCGGGTCATTTAACAATATTTGTGGCAAGGACAAAAGGCCACTTCTGGTCGGTAAAACCGGCCAAAATCTTATTCGCAGCTGTGGTAGTTACACAGATCATTGCCACACTCATAACCGTGTACGGATTCCTGCTTCCTGCAATGGGCTGGAACCTTGCCCTTTTCGTCTGGGGATATGCGTTGACTGCCTTCATTATAACAGATTTTATCAAAGTCCAGGCTTACAGGTTGCTGAACCATACCGGGATAAAGTTTCATGTATGA
- a CDS encoding PKD domain-containing protein, translating to MKNKARTICVVLLIFIALGTVALAGTETQLTQDERLTQRTAIYGNYVFWIESAGNDVHAYDLTTGNRADITGNSAGGKINAYGDKVVWTGDGESVYMYNISTGNKTMIADGRRVADIYGNYIVYTNNYYYNQDQENDGIYLYDLETQNETKIAAVYSFPAIYGNRVVWSQENNSSAYDIYLYNLSTQETGKIATTNRSEPESELEIFGNVVVWTESDNVYMHDIAANKTTPVTSNGNSYQPAIYGNRIVYTIGNPYIGGNKDIYMYEIPAARTTRITNSTFAFNPSVYGDKIVYADCRNNPEFCEARDIYLYDLSNTSNSLVANFTDNVSKGTAPLNVSFSDTSTGTPDTWYWDFGDGEISNEQNPVHTYVSAGNYTACLTVNNANGTDSKLVTISVK from the coding sequence ATGAAAAATAAAGCTCGGACAATATGTGTAGTCCTTTTAATTTTTATTGCACTGGGGACAGTTGCCTTGGCTGGAACGGAAACTCAGCTCACACAGGATGAGCGATTAACACAGCGCACGGCAATTTATGGAAACTATGTTTTCTGGATAGAGAGTGCCGGGAATGATGTACATGCTTACGACCTGACTACCGGAAACCGAGCGGATATTACCGGAAATTCGGCAGGAGGTAAAATTAATGCATACGGAGATAAGGTGGTATGGACCGGGGACGGGGAATCCGTTTATATGTACAACATTTCTACAGGTAATAAAACCATGATAGCAGACGGACGGCGTGTCGCTGATATTTACGGAAACTACATAGTCTATACCAATAACTATTATTATAATCAGGATCAGGAGAATGATGGGATTTATCTTTACGACCTGGAGACTCAGAATGAAACCAAAATCGCTGCAGTTTACAGCTTTCCTGCCATATACGGTAACAGAGTAGTGTGGTCGCAGGAGAATAACAGCAGTGCTTATGATATCTACTTATATAACCTATCCACTCAAGAAACAGGCAAAATAGCAACTACAAATAGATCAGAGCCCGAATCCGAACTCGAGATCTTCGGAAATGTCGTGGTATGGACAGAATCAGACAACGTGTACATGCATGATATTGCTGCCAATAAAACAACTCCGGTAACAAGCAACGGAAATTCATACCAGCCTGCAATCTACGGGAACCGGATCGTATATACGATAGGCAATCCTTATATTGGGGGCAATAAAGACATCTACATGTATGAGATACCTGCTGCCAGGACAACCCGCATAACTAACAGTACTTTTGCATTCAATCCGTCCGTCTACGGCGATAAAATAGTATATGCAGATTGTCGCAATAATCCGGAATTTTGTGAAGCAAGGGATATTTATCTGTATGATCTCTCAAACACATCGAATAGTCTCGTCGCAAATTTCACCGACAATGTTAGTAAGGGAACTGCCCCTTTGAACGTCTCTTTTTCTGACACCAGTACGGGAACACCGGATACGTGGTACTGGGATTTCGGGGATGGCGAGATTTCAAACGAACAGAACCCGGTTCATACATATGTATCAGCAGGAAACTATACAGCCTGTCTGACCGTAAACAACGCAAACGGTACGGATTCGAAGTTAGTTACAATAAGTGTAAAATAA
- the thiE gene encoding thiamine phosphate synthase, with protein sequence MNQKNSDPKNPPRKISLLKEIDFYLVTDSGLSKKGTLSDVREAVDAGCKIVQYREKNKSTKEMVDEASEIKRICRDRAIFLVNDRIDVALAVDADGVHIGQDDMPIEIAKKLLGPEKIIGLTVHNVEEAVKAEESGADYIGLGSIFDTSTKKDAGKGIGPASIREVKNAIKIPVVAIGGINKENCIPVVENGADSLVAISAVVCSDDVKRETREFIEIIRHIKNSGRK encoded by the coding sequence ATGAACCAGAAAAACTCCGATCCGAAAAATCCTCCCCGAAAAATTTCCCTTCTAAAAGAGATCGACTTTTACCTTGTAACCGACTCCGGACTCTCAAAGAAAGGGACTTTATCCGATGTAAGAGAAGCAGTTGACGCAGGCTGCAAGATTGTGCAGTACCGGGAGAAAAACAAGAGCACAAAAGAAATGGTTGACGAAGCATCCGAAATTAAGAGAATCTGCAGAGACAGAGCAATATTCCTTGTAAATGACCGGATTGACGTTGCTCTGGCAGTCGATGCGGACGGAGTTCACATAGGCCAGGATGACATGCCGATTGAAATCGCAAAAAAACTCCTGGGTCCGGAAAAGATTATCGGCCTCACCGTTCACAACGTAGAGGAAGCAGTCAAAGCCGAGGAAAGTGGTGCTGATTATATTGGATTGGGCTCCATCTTCGATACCTCAACAAAAAAAGATGCCGGAAAGGGGATCGGTCCTGCCAGCATAAGGGAAGTAAAAAACGCGATAAAAATTCCGGTCGTCGCCATTGGCGGAATAAACAAGGAAAACTGCATACCTGTGGTTGAAAACGGAGCTGACAGCCTTGTTGCAATTTCTGCAGTCGTTTGCAGCGACGATGTAAAAAGGGAAACCAGAGAGTTTATTGAGATTATTCGTCATATAAAAAACTCAGGCCGAAAATAA